From Neomonachus schauinslandi chromosome 4, ASM220157v2, whole genome shotgun sequence:
CGCGGGTGTGACACGATCTCTCTAAAAGTATCAACACGAAATCTGTAATTATTggttgagaaatttatttttttctgactacTTAAAGCTCTCTTACAGACTGTGTTCTAGAAATCACAACCGAGGCCCATTTATTTGTCATCTCTTTTGCTTAcggagaaagaaaatatgatacgAGGCATAGCTTATTCAGTAACATGCTTTGCTGTCTTACTTCTGCATCTGTAATGTTAATTAGATGACTCCTGTGGGCACGTTACGTTTCAAACTTTCCTGAttgtcattataaaaaaaataggcCAACAAAAACCTTCAAAtcgtgttttttaaaaaagaaaggaatgcagcATTGCAACAGCGTCGATCTAAAATTCGAAGGCATAGCCTTGGCCTGTAAGATCCACAGAATGCCGCCCCCCCCTTCTTTTGGGAGAAGGGAAGTGGGATAGGCTACTGCCCAGTGACAAATGTGATGGAGTCTGATTTCTGGGCTCCATGTGACACGAACCCCTTCGGTTCTCATAGGTGCCTGTGCCTGATGTGATGATGCCCAACAGTTTGCTACTCCCAGCGGCCGCCTCGGAGAAATCGGAGCGGGACACACCTGCGGCCATCACAGCTGAGGGATCTGGGAAATATTCAGGTACGCCAGCCTGGGCGCAGGATCTGCGGAAAACACGCTCAGGGGGCTCACATGCGTGGTGATGTTCCAGGATTATGACTaccaaagttttttgttttgtttttataaaaagcatGGAGGGAAAAAACTGTGGTGTTTCCAAGAGCTGCATTTTGCAAAGCACATTTAGTATCTGGTTCTCTGTAACTGCTCCTCGGAGACCTAAGTGTCAATGACCAAGAATGTTCTGTGTGTTCTAATTCCTGAACACTGAGGTCATGGCCCTTGGTATCATGCTGACGGCAACATACTATAACTACCTTGAGCTTGCTTTTTTTCCTATCCTGGAATTCCTTGAGGTCAGGGGTGATTTCTTATTCACCTTTACATCCCCAGCACCCagtacagtgcttggcacatagtagttgctcGATAAGTATTTCTTCAGAGActcaattaggggcgcctgggtggctcagcccattaagtgtctgactctttttttttttattttttttattttttttattttttatttatttattcatgagagacagagagagagaggcagagggagaagcaggctcccaaggagcagggagcccgatgcgggactcgatcccaggaccctgggatcatgacctgagccaaaggcagacgcttaaccatctgagccacccaggcgccccaagtgtctgactcttgatcacaggtcctgagttcaagcctcgcattgggctccatgctgggcatggagcctacttaaaaaaaaaaaaaaaaaaaaaagactcgatTAAGCAGAAATCTTTAGAGGTTCCTACTTACTACATTTATTGGCATTTAAGCAGTAGGCTTTCTTCCCTGTAAGCGACATATTTGTGCTTTCTTCTACACAGGCGAAAGTCCAGTGGACGACAAAAGTATGGCAGGACTTGAGGATTCAAAGGCTAGCATGGAAATAAAGAGTGAGGAGCAGAAACCAACAAAAGAACCCATGGAAGTGtcagaatggaataaaaatagCAGTAAGGATGTGAAACTCCCTGACACTCTACAGGATCAGTTAAGCGAGCAGCAAAAAAGGCAACCCCTCTCTGTGTCGGACCGCCATGTTTATAAGTATCGCTGTAACCACTGCAGCTTGGCTTTTAAGACGATGCAGAAGCTTCAGATACATTCCCAGTATCATGCGATTCGGGCTGCGACGATGTGTAATCTCTGCCAGCGTAGTTTCCGTACATTccaggctttaaaaaaacacttgGAAGCAGGCCACCCCGAACTGAGTGAAGCCGAACTTCAACAGCTGTATGCCTCCTTGCCCGTGAATGGAGAACTTTGGGCAGAGAGTGAAACTCTGGTGCAGGACGACCACGCGCTAGAGcaggaaatggagagagagtATGAGGTGGACCACGAAGGGAAGGCAAGTCCTGCGGGAAGCGATAGTAGCTCTATTCCAGACGACATGGGCTCTGAACCAAAGCGGACCTTACCTTTCAGAAAAGGGCCAAATTTTACGATGGAAAAATTCCTCGACCCATCGCGCCCATATAAGTGTACAGTGTGTAAAGAGTCGTTCACCCAAAAGAACATTCTCTTGGTCCATTATaattcagtttctcatctgcATAAGTTGAAAAAGGTTTTGCAGGAAGCCTCCAGCCCTGTTCCCCAAGAAACCAACAGCAGCACAGACAACAAACCCTACAAGTGCAGCATCTGCAATGTTGCATACAGCCAAAGCTCGACGTTGGAAATCCACATGAGGTCCGTGCTCCATCAGACCAAGGCGCGGGCTGCCAAGCTGGAGCCCAGTGGCCACGTGGCCGGGGGGCACAGCCTGGCAGCCAACAGTAGCCCTGGCCAGGGGATGTTAGATTCCATGAGCTTAGCGACAGTCGGCAGCAAGGATACCCACTTAGATgccaaagaattaaataaaaagcaaagtccGGAATTACTCTCCGCTCAGCCTCCACATCACCCGCTGCAGTCACCAGCACAAATCCAGATGCAACTCCAGCACGAGTTACAGCAGCAAGCTGCGTtctttcagcctcagtttctAAACCCAGCCTTTTTGCCTCATTTCCCTGTGACCCCGGAAGCACTGTTGCAGTTCCagcagcctcagtttctctttccgTTCTACATCCCTGGGACGGAGTTCAGCCTAGGGCCGGATTTGGGCTTGCCGGGCTCAGCCACATTTGGTATGCCTGGCATGACAGGAATGGCTGGATCCTTGCTTGAAGACTTGAAGCAGCAGATTCAAACCCAGCATCATGTTGGCCAGACTCAGCTCCAGATACTACAGCAACAAGCACAACAGTAccaggccccccagcccccactgcagCCCCAGAAGCAGCCTCCACAGCCCCCGCAGCAACAGGCCACGAGCAAGTTATTGAAACAAGAGCAGACGAACATAGCCAGCACCGAATGCCCCATCACGAAGGACGTGCCATCTTacaaggaggcagaagagatTGCGGAAAAGCAAGAAAAGCCAAAGCAAGAGTGTACAAGCGAAGGTGAAGGACTCAAGGAAGGCAAAGACACGAAGAAGCAGAAATCCTTGGAACCGTGCATCCCGCCACCCCGAATAGCTTCGGGGGCCAGAGGAAACGCAGCCAAGGCTTTACTGGAAAACTTTGGTTTTGAACTGGTCATTCAGTATAACGAAAACAGGCAGAAGGTCCAGAAGAAGGGCAAGAGCAGTGAAGGTGAAAACACTGATAAACTGGAATGCGGAACGtgtggtaaattgttttccaatgTCCTTATCTTAAAGAGTCACCAAGAACATGTCCATGGGCAATTTTTTCCATATGGAGCACTAGAAAAATTTGCTCGGCAATACAGGGAGGCCTATGACAAGCTTTATCCAATTTCACCACCTTCACCAGAAACTCCACCTCCACCACCGccacctccccctctgcctccagctcctcCACAGCCTTCCTCCTTGGGTCCTGTAAAAATCCCAAGCACGGTTTCTACTCCTCTACAAGCACCACCACCCACacccccgccgccgccaccaccacctcctcccccacctcctcccccgcctcctcccccgTCTGCTCCCCCGCAGGTCCAGCTGCCTGTTTCTCTTGACCTTCCACTCTTTCCTTCCATTATGATGCAGCCCGTGCAGCACCCTGCACTTCCTCCCCAGCTCGCCCTGCAGCTGCCCCAGATGGACACTCTGTCTGCGGACCTCACTCAGCTCTGCCAGCAACAGCTCGGATTAGATCCCAACTTCCTAAGGCATTCTCAGTTCAAACGCCCGCGGACAAGAATCACAGACGACCAACTGAAAATCCTGAGGGCTTATTTTGACATCAATAACTCTCCAAGCGAAGAACAGATCCAAGAAATGGCGGAGAAGTCTGGCCTCTCTCAAAAAGTTATCAAGCACTGGTTTCGAAATACGCTTTTTAAGGAACGACAGAGGAATAAGGATTCCCCGTACAACTTCAGTAACCCTCCCATAACTGTTTTGGAAGACATCAGGATTGATCCACAGCCCTCCTCCTTAGAACATTACAAATCGGATGCGTCATTCAGCAAAAGGTCTTCTAGAACGAGATTTACTGACTACCAGCTTCGGGTTCTGCAAGACTTTTTTGACACCAACGCTTACCCAAAAGATGATGAAATAGAACAACTTTCCACGGTTCTCAACCTGCCCACGCGGGTTATTGTTGTGTGGTTCCAGAACGCTCGTCAGAAAGCACGGAAGAGTTACGAGAATCAAGCAGAAActaaagataatgaaaaaagaGAACTCACTAATGAGCGGTATATTCGAACGAGCAACATGCAGTACCAGTGTAAAAAGTGCAATGTGGTTTTCCCCAGGATCTTTGACTTGATCACACATCAGAAAAAGCAATGTTACAAGGATGAAGACGATGATGCCCAGGATGAGAGCCAAACCGAAGACTCCATGGACGCCACCGACCAAGTCATGTATAAGCACTGCACCGTGTCTGGCCAGACAGATGTCGCCAAAAGCACGGCTGCCCCCGCAGCAAGCTCTGGCTCAGGGACTAGTACCCCCCTGATCCCGTCCCCCAAACCAGAACTCGAGAAGACGTCTCCAAAACCTGAATATCCCACAGAAAAGCCAAAGCAGAGTGACCCCACACCCCCTCCTCAGGGcaccaaaccagccctgccaTTAGCATCGACTTCCTCAGACCCACCCCAGGCCTCGGCAGCTCCGCCGCAGCCCCAGCCACCAAAACAGCCCCCACTCGTCGGAAGGCCTCCCTCGGCCTCTCAAACCCCGGTCCCTTCCAGCCCGCTGCAGATTTCCATGACTTCTCTCCAGAACAGTCTACCTCCACAGTTACTACAATACCAATGTGATCAGTGTACCGTGGCCTTCCCGACTCTGGAACTCTGGCAGGAGCACCAGCACATGCACTTCCTTGCTGCTCAAAACCAATTCCTTCACTCTCCATTCTTGGAAAGGCCCATGGATATGCCCTACATGATATTCGATCCCAACAACCCCCTGATGACCGGACAGCTGCTGAGCGGGTCTCTCACGCAAATGCCGCCGCAGACCGGTTCCTCCCACACCTCGGCGCCCACGACGGTCGCTGCTTCCCTCAAGCGGAAAATGGACGACAAAGAAGACAACGCGTGCAgtgaaaaggagggagggaacagTGGGGAGGACCAGCACCGCGATAAGCGCCTGAGAACCACCATCACCCCGGAACAGCTGGAAATACTCTATGAAAAATACTTGCTGGATTCCAACCCGACCAGAAAAATGCTTGACCACATTGCACGCGAAGTGGGGCTGAAAAAAAGAGTCGTGCAAGTCTGGTTCCAGAATACACGAGCTCGAGAAAGGAAAGGCCAGTTCCGGGCGGTGGGCCCGGCGCAGTCCCATAAACGGTGTCCTTTTTGCCGAGCCCTGTTCAAGGCGAAGTCGGCCTTAGAAAGCCACCTCCGCTCTAGGCACTGGAATGAAGGCAAGCAGGCAGGTTACAGCTTGCCTCCGAGCCCTCTCGTATCAACCGAAGACGGGGGAGAGAGCCctcagaaatacatttattttgacTACCCATCTTTGCCCTTAACTAAAATTGACCTATCAAGTGAGAATGAATTGGCTTCTACAGTGTCAACACCTGTTAGTAAAACAGCAGAGCTGTCGCCCAAGAATCTTTTAAGCCCGTCTTCTTTTAAAGCAGAATGTTCTGAGGATGTAGAGAACTTAAATGCCCCTCCTGCCGAGGCGGGGTATGATCAAAATAAAACGGATTTCGATGAGACTTCGTCCATTAATACAGCCATCAGTGACGCCACCACAGGGGATGAGGGCAATGCTGAGATGGAAAGCACCACGGCAGGTTCCGGAGACGTGAAGCCGGCCTTATCTCCCAAGGAGCCCAAAACTCTCGACGCTTTGCCAAAACCCGCAACCACACCCACCACGGAGGTTTGCGATgaaaaatttctcttctctctcaccagCCCCTCCATACACTTCAGTGATAAAGACGGCGACCACGACCAAAGCTTTTATATCACGGACGACCCCGATGACAACGCTGACCGCAGTGAATCATCCAGCATCGCTGACCCGAGTTCGCCAAATCCCTTTGGATCCAGCAATCCTTTTAAATCCAAAAGCAACGATCGACCAGGTCACAAGCGTTTCAGAACCCAGATGAGCAACCTTCAACTCAAGGTTCTCAAGGCTTGCTTCAGTGACTACCGAACTCCAACCATGCAAGAATGTGAAATGCTAGGGAATGAGATCGGTCTGCCCAAACGCGTGGTCCAGGTGTGGTTCCAAAATGCaagggcaaaggaaaagaaatttaaaattaacatagGGAAGCCTTTCATGATTAATCAAAGTGGAACAGAAGGCACCAAACCAGAGTGTACCCTCTGCGGGGTGAAGTACTCTGCCCGCTTGTCCATCAGAGATCATATTTTCTCCAAACAGCACATTTCAAAAGTGAGGGAGACCGTCGGGAGCCAGCTTGATCGGGAGAAAGATTACTTGGCTCCGACCACCGTTCGACAGCTGATGGCACAGCAAGAACTTGACCGTATAAAGAAAGCCTCAGACGTGCTGGGCTTAGCGGTACAGCAGCCAAGCATGATGGACGGCAGCTCCCTCCATGGCATCAGTCTGCCAGCATCCTATCCAGGACTCCCCGGCCTCCCTCCGGTTCTTCTTCCTGGAATGAACGGTCCATCTTCCTTGCCCGGATTTCCACAAAATTCAAACAGTAAGTCATTTCAAGGCGAGTCAGTCTAATTCATTAATTAACATTAGGCAGCCGATCACATGTAACCAAGAACAGGGTATACGTTTGGATCTCTTTTAATTTCAGTAAGTGACACCTTTACCTTATTGGGAATATATATTTCAGTGGCTATAATTAAGAACCAGGAAGTAAGTCAAGCTGAACgtatgcagaaaaataaagacGAGACAGGTCATCGCAGTGTCtcagaaatatattaatataatttatatcatCACATCCTTATGTCTTAAGAGAAGtattccttttatataattattttaatactgaTTTCAAGTGGCATTTTAGCACAAACATGTGGCATAATATTcaatatacatattaataaagagaagaattaaataatacattttttggaTCTTAATTTATGTTCCTTCCAAGGagaaagtttgtttgtttgtttggttggtttgggtttgctttttcttcttcttaagtgCCAGGAAGTTCAAAAGTTAAGGGCCCTCTAGATACAGGAATTCACCTACATTACACCTAGCAGGTAATAAGCTTATGTTCAGAGTTTAACTCCTAAAAATACGACTTCTGTAATAATTTACAATTTAGCATTGCTATAAGATTCTGACTTTTGAGGCACCCATTGTTACTTGCTACTTCAATAAATTTACAACCTTAGAAATATATTGATATTACTCTATGACTTTCTACCCCACCGCCACCCCACGTCTATAACTGTCATAACTAAACTGTAAAGCTGTTTGAGGCAACCCCAGATGATGAGTCCAATTCTGTGTTCATCAAGAGAAATCTAATTTATGCAGTTTAGATTTTGTGAATAAGAATAGGCATCCAATTCTATTGGGTTGAAAAAAAGTCAATATAGTGTGCTAGGCAATCACACAGCCAAACATGTAAGGAATGTTACATGTTTTATTGTTTAATGTGTTATACAAACCTTACTatgcaaagtagaaaaaaggGCTCTCATAATTTTTCCTtaaagtaagttttatttttcaaattaacagtgtttttcaaaaaaaagaaaaactgaaaacaaaaaaacccaagaaaacaCCAgtgatgtttttcctttttataaggaaATTTTGACATTATTTAGAATGAACTAATTGCATGTATCTAGAAAGTTTCCAAAACACACAGAGCTTTCCTCAATCTCACAAATTGGACTTTTACATAAATTTCCAACTTTtcaatttcctctttctcttctaaaaCCAAAATTGCCATGTGATTGTAGGAAGATACTCCTATTTTAACTTTTAGTTTGGGAGACATGAAAACAATGATATGGAATGGCCCTTTGACCACTGGTAACTGCTCTGGTTTTCCCTGTCCAGAATGACTAGTTGGCATTAGAGAGAAGCAGAATAGACCTACACATATGAGGAATGTGCCCAAGAACAATTCTTCAGTGGCCCTTCCTTTAACTATCATACCAACTCATACCAACTACCTTGCCCCTAAGCTTAATTATCTGGATATTCTTGGGGCCTGAAAATGTTAAAGCTACAATTGCATGATTTATCTGTACATTTAAATTAAGTCAGACATAACTGTTTTAAGAATAATGCAGtgcttgtcttttgttttttgggtttttttgcacATGACTGTATTAGTCTTCCAGTCCCACTTCACATGTCACTATGATTATTGACACATAGAAAAATGTCTTATGTGGAAAAACTCCTAGGATCAGTTACGTAAAAGGGAGATTTTCCACATAATGTCTGGTGTGGAAAAACCCTATGGACagttatgtaaaatttaaaataaaatattatgtgaAATAGAGTAAAATTTGATACTTTACATCCACTAAGAACAGCTTTTGAGGGTCTGTGCCTTTAATCTGAAAGTCTGCTCTGATCGATGCTGGCTGTGGAGTCATCCCTTCAGTGGCAGCCAGAGcatcttgtttttctctctgctggATCACAGGCCTTTGCTTGGACAGTGGGTCCTTCGCTGACTGCCCTTCTGGTCCGTCACTCCGAAACCAGCACCCAGAGGGCCTGTatgagagaaagtgagaagagaaatagagaaatggtTATGAAATACTTAAATGACCTAACCTTTCTCCTCATTCCACTCAACATACATGTAATTTCTATCCTTCTCCCCTCGGAGATGTGGGCTCTGTTTGTAAGTATCAGAGTTGCAGAAAGATGTCAGCAGCATCCCTTCAGTGAGCAGTATCTATACATGCATCAGGTGTTGAGGAACTTGGCCCTTTGAATCTGTTACTTTATTCAATCATAGACCAAAACAGACCAGAGAATGTTACCAAGGGAAAAGGTCTGTGACTGTACCTACTAGAATTTGCAATTTCTCTTGAATTCGTTCTTTGGTTAAACATTAACACAGTGGGAGCACCAGCAGGACCCTGTCTGAGAGCCTAAGTTCCCACACTTCTGGTTCCCATCTTTTTTCAGGCTAATTTACCTGTGGTGGATAATGCTGAATCTTCTGATTAGCTCATAGAGTAGAGCTGTGGTTCTCCATCCTTCTATCATCATCTTTCCACTGTGTTCTTTCTCCTCAAACAAATATCTCCTCTGCTTTATGGGAGAGGTAGACATACCAGCGAGGTGAAATCGAAAGGAGAAAAATACTTCCTAACTAGCATATATCTGTGTTTCTCGCATGCCCTGGGCtcttgctatatatatatatatatatatatatatatatacatatatacatatatatgtatatatatatatatacatatatacgtatatatatatattcgtatatatatatatatatacatacgtatatatatatgtataaatatatacatatatattcatatatatatatatatatatatatatatgaataaacttTGAGAATAGGACATGTTCATCTTGGGCCCACTTTAATGggatttatttatagaaaagccttcattttaaagataaaccaTCCCTTTGAAGGTAAATCTGAGGGGTTTGATCCTAAGGAAATCACGAAAAAGGGACTCCATTGAATATGAGATGGGCCATAAAGTAATGTCTGATTCCAAAGGCTACAAGCCAACACTAATTTAAATTACAATGTGCATGTTCAGTTTTAGTATTTATCAACCTCTAAATTTTCTGGTTTAATCACCCACTTTATTCTGTTTTGGGTGGAATTGCTGTTCTGCTTTACCAGCTTTAACACTTACTTTGCTTCCAacaattctttaaattattttgtctttcaagATCATAAAAAGGCCCTTTCAAGAGTAATATGCAGCGTGTGTGCTTGTTTCCCGAATGATGACCCGGCCCTCCATTCAGGATCACTAGTGACTAGTACTCATTTGCtaataaaatgagttattttctgcttaaaaaatttccacatttgtctttttctctcatgATCATATGTAAAAAGGGCGAGTGGCAATAGCAAATCCCATGCCTGTACACCTGggaaaaattcaaaaactttaaatttacatttaatccttttttaaaagattttatttattcatttatttgagagagagagaaagcacgagcagggggaggggcacagggacaagcagactccctgctgagcagggagcccggttcaggactcgatcccaggaccctgggtcatgaccagagcctaaggcagacgcttaaccgactgagccacccaggtgctccaaaatttacatttaatcCTTGAGGATGTTGGCTTCCTTCGGCATTTTGCTCCAGATGAATAGAAAACTAacttgattttctatttttaatttatttactttatcgTTTTAAGCAGTGtctgatttttatatcttccattaaTGCTTGGAAATACTGTCTAACCCAATTTCCTTAAATGGAACGTTAGAACATGCCTTTTGCATTTTTCTCATACTTCACTGTAATTTACTAGCACATTTGGGGTAAATCTAGGTAAGAGTAAGTCTTTCATAATTTTAGCACAATTGTCTTTGGCTCCATGTACATAATAAGTTTTGTTTTCACCTCAAAAGTAAATTTTCCCTCTGGGAGACCAAGATCAAGGAAACCTGAGGGAAAATAACTATATCTAAGTTCATTGCGAGACAGGGTTTTCTTCCAAAAGCGTAACTTTTGGGAATAGGCTGCTGTTCCAGgagaataaaaccaaacaaaataatgataataggagattatttttataaaaacttttctCTCTCAGTGATATTTCAACGAATTGGAGTAGGAGTTAAGGAACAGGAACAAATATACCTTTAGCGCTATAACTTGGTAATAGATGGGAAAATTTGACGTGCATTTAGTTTATAGTTACCACTACTTCTTCTGTATCAGGATTACTGttcaatttttctcttctatttccgGTTCTCCTCTATCAGTTGGCTTTTGTCTTTTACTGTAGGCCCAATGTACACTGTTCTTTATCCTTAATTTGCAtctcttttcctaaaatttttacttaatagctaattatttttttaaagattttatttatttatttgacagagagagagagagagtgcacaagcagggggagcggcaggcagagggagagggagaagcagacgccccgccgagcagggagcccgatgtgggactcgatcccaggacggcgggtccatgacctgagctgaaggcagactcttaacctactgagacacccaggcgcccttaatagCTAATTATTTAACTCGGATTACTCTTCAAGGTGTTGAATTCCTGAAAATCTCTGATAGTCTTTGACTGTAGCAGTTAGGAATACTATTTTGCAGTCTTCTGAAAATTTTCATGCCAATTCATCATATGTCCTCTAGATGGGAACATATGTCATCTGATGGGAAAGCCTGAGTCAACAACTATTGATCCTTTTGCTTTCTAACTACCATTGCTGTTTTAAGTCTTTTAGTTCCttaaaatttctcaaattatCATGTCAGAGAGATAGGTGAGCCAGCAATTTTCTTAGATGTAGGGGGCAAAAGCATTTAGGTGGAGGGGAGTGCAATTATTGAGTATGAAGTCTAGTTGAACTAGACCTAGAACTAAGGTTGGCTTTATGAATAGGCAAAAGAAGCTGAGTACCATCATAGTATCATTCTAACAATGCAAGGAAGGTTCTTCCGTCCTTAGTAAAGCTTCCACCTGAATCACTCATGCCTGAAATTCTGTAATTAGATATTAATGCCTTTGACTTAATGAATTATCCTCTGTTAAATGGAAAATAGCATAGAATA
This genomic window contains:
- the ZFHX4 gene encoding zinc finger homeobox protein 4; translated protein: METCDSPPISRQENGQSTSKLCGTTQLDNEVPEKVAGMEPDRENSSADDNLKTEERKSEVLLGFSVENAAATQVTSAKEIPCNECATSFPSLQKYMEHHCPNARLPVLKDDNESEISELEDSDVENLTGEIVYQPDGSAYIIEDSKESGQNAQTGANSKLFSTAMFLDSLASAGEKSDQSASAPMSFYPQIINTFHIASSLGKPFTADQAFPNTSALAGVGPVLHSFRVYDLRHKREKDYLTSDGSAKNSCVSKDVPNNVDLSKFDGCVSDGKRKPVLMCFLCKLSFGYIRSFVTHAVHDHRMTLNEEEQKLLSNKCVSAIIQGIGKDKEPLISFLEPKKSTSVYPHFSTTNLIGPDPTFRGLWSAFHVENGDSLPAGFAFLKGSVSTSSSAEQSLGITQMPKAEVNLGGLSSLVVNTPITSVSLSHSSSESSKMSESKDQENNCERPKESSVLHPNGECPVKSEPTEAGDEDEEDAYSNELDDEEALGELTDSIGNKDFPLLNQSISPLSSSVLKFIEKGTSSSLATVADDAEKKKQTAAVRASSSVPSSYGISGKDFAEASVSKDSATAGHTVGEAARGDEDSSATPHQHGFTPSTPGTPGPGGDGSPGSGIECPKCDTVLGSSRSLGGHMTMMHSRNSCKTLKCPKCNWHYKYQQTLEAHMKEKHPEPGGSCVYCKTGQPHPRLARGESYTCGYKPFRCEVCNYSTTTKGNLSIHMQSDKHLNNVQNLQNGNGEQVFGHSAPAPNTSLSGCGTPSPSKPKQKPTWRCEVCDYETNVARNLRIHMTSEKHMHNMMLLQQNMKQIQHNLHLGLAPAEAELYQYYLAQNIGLTGMKLENPADPQLMINPFQLDPATAAALAPGLVNNELTPEIRLASGQLMGDDLSLLTAGELSPYISDPALKLFQCAVCNKFTSDSLEALSVHVSSERSLPEEEWRAVIGDIYQCKLCNYNTQLKANFQLHCKTDKHMQKYQLVAHIKEGGKSNEWRLKCIAIGNPVHLKCNACDYYTNSVDKLRLHTTNHRHEAALKLYKHLQKQEGAVNAESCYYYCAVCDYSTKVKLNLVQHVRSVKHQQTEGLRKLQLHQQGLAPEDDNLSEIFFVKDCPPNELETASLGARTCEEDLTEQQLRATSEEQSEEAEGAAKPAAVAEEEEKDTSERDNSEGKNSNKDSGIITPEKELKVSVGGGTQPLLLAKEEDVATKRSKPTEDNKFCHEQFFQCPYCNYNSRDQSRIQMHVLSQHSVQPVICCPLCQDVLSNKMHLQLHLTHLHSVSPDCVEKLLMTVPVPDVMMPNSLLLPAAASEKSERDTPAAITAEGSGKYSGESPVDDKSMAGLEDSKASMEIKSEEQKPTKEPMEVSEWNKNSSKDVKLPDTLQDQLSEQQKRQPLSVSDRHVYKYRCNHCSLAFKTMQKLQIHSQYHAIRAATMCNLCQRSFRTFQALKKHLEAGHPELSEAELQQLYASLPVNGELWAESETLVQDDHALEQEMEREYEVDHEGKASPAGSDSSSIPDDMGSEPKRTLPFRKGPNFTMEKFLDPSRPYKCTVCKESFTQKNILLVHYNSVSHLHKLKKVLQEASSPVPQETNSSTDNKPYKCSICNVAYSQSSTLEIHMRSVLHQTKARAAKLEPSGHVAGGHSLAANSSPGQGMLDSMSLATVGSKDTHLDAKELNKKQSPELLSAQPPHHPLQSPAQIQMQLQHELQQQAAFFQPQFLNPAFLPHFPVTPEALLQFQQPQFLFPFYIPGTEFSLGPDLGLPGSATFGMPGMTGMAGSLLEDLKQQIQTQHHVGQTQLQILQQQAQQYQAPQPPLQPQKQPPQPPQQQATSKLLKQEQTNIASTECPITKDVPSYKEAEEIAEKQEKPKQECTSEGEGLKEGKDTKKQKSLEPCIPPPRIASGARGNAAKALLENFGFELVIQYNENRQKVQKKGKSSEGENTDKLECGTCGKLFSNVLILKSHQEHVHGQFFPYGALEKFARQYREAYDKLYPISPPSPETPPPPPPPPPLPPAPPQPSSLGPVKIPSTVSTPLQAPPPTPPPPPPPPPPPPPPPPPPPSAPPQVQLPVSLDLPLFPSIMMQPVQHPALPPQLALQLPQMDTLSADLTQLCQQQLGLDPNFLRHSQFKRPRTRITDDQLKILRAYFDINNSPSEEQIQEMAEKSGLSQKVIKHWFRNTLFKERQRNKDSPYNFSNPPITVLEDIRIDPQPSSLEHYKSDASFSKRSSRTRFTDYQLRVLQDFFDTNAYPKDDEIEQLSTVLNLPTRVIVVWFQNARQKARKSYENQAETKDNEKRELTNERYIRTSNMQYQCKKCNVVFPRIFDLITHQKKQCYKDEDDDAQDESQTEDSMDATDQVMYKHCTVSGQTDVAKSTAAPAASSGSGTSTPLIPSPKPELEKTSPKPEYPTEKPKQSDPTPPPQGTKPALPLASTSSDPPQASAAPPQPQPPKQPPLVGRPPSASQTPVPSSPLQISMTSLQNSLPPQLLQYQCDQCTVAFPTLELWQEHQHMHFLAAQNQFLHSPFLERPMDMPYMIFDPNNPLMTGQLLSGSLTQMPPQTGSSHTSAPTTVAASLKRKMDDKEDNACSEKEGGNSGEDQHRDKRLRTTITPEQLEILYEKYLLDSNPTRKMLDHIAREVGLKKRVVQVWFQNTRARERKGQFRAVGPAQSHKRCPFCRALFKAKSALESHLRSRHWNEGKQAGYSLPPSPLVSTEDGGESPQKYIYFDYPSLPLTKIDLSSENELASTVSTPVSKTAELSPKNLLSPSSFKAECSEDVENLNAPPAEAGYDQNKTDFDETSSINTAISDATTGDEGNAEMESTTAGSGDVKPALSPKEPKTLDALPKPATTPTTEVCDEKFLFSLTSPSIHFSDKDGDHDQSFYITDDPDDNADRSESSSIADPSSPNPFGSSNPFKSKSNDRPGHKRFRTQMSNLQLKVLKACFSDYRTPTMQECEMLGNEIGLPKRVVQVWFQNARAKEKKFKINIGKPFMINQSGTEGTKPECTLCGVKYSARLSIRDHIFSKQHISKVRETVGSQLDREKDYLAPTTVRQLMAQQELDRIKKASDVLGLAVQQPSMMDGSSLHGISLPASYPGLPGLPPVLLPGMNGPSSLPGFPQNSNTLTPPGAGMLGFPTSATSSPALSLSSAPTKPLLQTPPPPPPPPPPPPPPSSLSGQQTELQNKESEKKQSKPNKVKKIKEEELEATKPEKHPKKEEKISSALSVLGKVVGETHVDPTQLQALQNAIAGDPASFLGGQFLPYFIPGFASYFTPQLPGTVQGGYLPPVCGMESLFPYGPTMPQTLAGLSPGALLQQYQQYQQSLQDSLQKPHKQPQDQPQKPVQAKTAKAEGDPPPNPSDASEAKEDKGTATESTKEEPQLEPKSADFSDTYVVPFVKYEFICRKCQMMFTDEDAAVNHQKSFCYFGQPLIDPQETVLRVPVSKYQCLACDVALGGNEALSQHLQSSLHKEKTIKQAMRNAKEHVRLLPHSVCSPNPNTTSTSQSAASSNTYPHLSCFSMKSWPNILFQASARRAASSPTSPPSLSLPSTVTSSLCGTSGVQTSLPTESCSDESDSELSQKLEDLDNSLEGKAKPASGLDGNFNSIRMDMFSV